Proteins encoded within one genomic window of Vanrija pseudolonga chromosome 3, complete sequence:
- the terJ_5 gene encoding Efflux pump terJ, producing the protein MASSPSEKTHNDHKPTSPRLTSGAALVPVLSSHSYAGVAGASGVCANPELAAVVSAGAASAAGLPPAPEPELVISTARTWAIIATVSIAMAISGAGGMALSIALPDIQRDLHMQESQLQWVSSAFALTNGCFLLLSGRVADVYGRKLCFVVGLVWNAIWTLIGGFMHSAAALVVTRALAGMGSALFIPSAVGVVASTFSGRTRATAFASFSAGAPIGGALGMVLGGLLTAYSSTSWRGSLYVLAAATAACGVAGWLTILSDRGLDPDRRIDWIGAAIITIGLVLFQFSISDGESAPQGWKTPYIIALLILSVLFIAAFFFWEHYVETKTTRPPLMSLALWTRSRGKLAATYAIGCITWIGFIPIFYNATLWYQQVQGTGVIGAMLRFLPCTVSGIICNIIVAKIIHIFNNQLLICIGVGATGLANVLLAICKPDSIYWAEAFNAMWLGVLGADFLMAVGSIFVSTLALPEEQSVAGALFQTMVQLGGAVGLAFASVIATNLQAKHLEQGKSAFDSLVYGLHGAFWFAAATCFTALIIAAIMLRGLGTYGSKSKPKSVSGASDMTAAHDTAADEKEVLPNADKISKV; encoded by the exons ATGGCATCATCGCCCTCCGAAAAGACACACAACGACCACaagccgacctcgccgcggctcacgtccggcgcggcgctggtccCAGTCCTCAGCTCGCACAGCTatgccggcgtcgctggcgcgtcgggcgtgtGCGCgaaccccgagctcgccgccgtcgtgtcggccggcgcggcgagcgccgccggcctcccGCCGGCCCCGGAGCCAGAGCTCGTCATCTCCACGGCGCGCACATGGGCAATCATCGCGACCGTGTCCATCGCCATGGCCAtctcgggcgcgggcggcatgGCGCTCTCCATCGCCCTGCCCGACATCCAGCGCGACCTCCACATGCAGGAGTCGCAGCTGCAGtgggtgagctcggcgttcGCGCTCACGAACGGCTGTTTTCTTTTGTTGTCGGGCCGCGTGGCAGACGTGTACGGCCGCAAGCTGTGCTTTGTCGTCGGGCTCGTGTGGAACGCAATCTGGACGCTCATCGGCGGGTTCATGCACTCGGCCGCAGCGCTAGTCGTCACCCGCGCCCTCGCTGGCATGGGCAGTGCGCTCTTCATCCCCTCtgcggtcggcgtcgtcgcgagcacgTTCTCTGGCCGCACGAGGGCCACGGCGTTCGCGAGCttcagcgccggcgcgcccatcggcggcgcgctgggtATGGTGCTCGGCGGCTTGCTCACCGCGTACAGTTC CACATCATGGCGCGGATCCCTCTacgtcctcgctgccgcgacTGCGGCCTGCGGcgttgctggctggctgacgaTCCTCTCCGACCGCGGGCTTGACCCCGACCGCCGGATCGACTGGATCGGCGCGGCGATTATCACGATCGGCTTGGTGCTGTTCCAGTTCAGCATCTCggacggcgagagcgcgccGCAGGGCTGGAAGACGCCGTACATCATCGCGCTGCTCATCCTCTCGGTGCTGTTCATCGctgccttcttcttctgggAGCACTACGTCGAGACCAAGACCACCCGCCCTCCGCTCATGAGCCTCGCGTTGTGGACTCGCTCGCGCGGAAAGCTCGCCGCGACGTACGCGATCGGGTGCATCACCTGGATCGGCTTCATCCCCATTTTCTACAACGCGACCCTGTGGTACCAGCAGGTGCAGGGCACGGGTGTCATTGGCGCCATGCTCCGCTTCTTGCCCTGCACAGTGTCGGGCATCATCTGCAACATCATCGTGGCAAAGATCATCCACATCTTCAACAACCAGCTGCTCATCtgcatcggcgtcggcgcgaccgGCCTCGCAAACGTGCTGCTGGCAATCTGCAAGCCCGATTCCATCTACTGGGCCGAGGCATTCAACGCCATGTGGCTCGGTGTGCTGGGCGCCGACTTCCTCATGGCCGTCGGATCCATCTTCGTGTCCACCCTCGCCCTGCCAGAGGAGCAGtcggtcgccggcgcgctcttCCAGACCATGGTTCAGCTCGGcggtgccgtcggcctcgcgttCGCGTCCGTCATCGCGACCAACCTCCAGGCCAAGCACCTCGAGCAGGGCAAGTCGGCATTCGACAGCCTGGTGTACGGATTACACGGCGCGTTCTGGTTCGCCGCGGCGACCTGCTTCACCGCcctcatcatcgccgccatcatGCTCCGCGGGCTCGGCACGTACGGGTCGAAGAGCAAGCCGAAGAGCGTCAGCGGTGCGAGCGacatgacggcggcgcatgacacggcagccgacgagaaggaggtgTTGCCCAACGCGGACAAGATCAGCAAAGTATAA